GAATGCACTTTCGTTGTCAAAGATAATCTCAGGGAGGATCATTTTCATTCTGTTAGCGATCACCTTTGACACTAGCTTGTAGATAACATTACACAGACTGATCGGGCGCAGATCCTTGATCCTACTTGGGTTTTTGACCTTGGGTATTAGGACGACGACAGTATCATTCCCCCCTGGTGGGATTTCACCTCCATGCAGAACTGCTAACACCTCCTCCACAACCTGGTCCCCCATAAGAGGCCAACTCCTTTGGTACACGATCAACGGCATCCCATCTAGCCCCGGGGCCTTCAGGTCAGCAATGTGATCCAGCGCTGCTTTGATCTCCTCTCTCGAAAACTCAGCAGTCATGTGATTGTTCATTGCATTTGTGACACGGGGTTGCACCATTCCCAGGAGCTCAGGCAAGCGGTCTCCCAGGGTAGAGGTGAACAGGTCCTGAAAAAACGAACGCACATAGTTAGTcagctcctccccctccttcactACCGTGCCATCCTCCCTCCTAAGCCCCTtaatcttgttcttcttcctcctggcAGAAGCAACTGCCATGAAATAACGAGTATTCCTGTTTCCATCCTTCAGCCAAGCTACATGGGCTCGTTGCTTCGCTcttgtgttcttcttctcctcaagaTTATGCACTACGCCCCGTAGTCTCCCCTCTTCTCTGATTTTGGATGCGGACACTGGTTCCCGCATACAATTCTCCAAGTCAGCCCGTGCCTTCTTTAGACGTCCTGCCAACTCCCCTATCTCCTCCTTGTGCCAGGTACGCATTCTGGCCGCCACCTTCCGCAGATTTTGCACTACATTACAACCCTCAACTTTCCCTTCATCCCATGCTTCCTTAATTGCCTCAGCGCATCCTTCCTCCTGCAGCCACCAGGCTTCAAATCTGAAGCCCCGATCACCCCCACCTCCTCTTCGATCTTCCTCACCCACCGTATTGACGATTAGCGGCCGATGGTCTGAATGGCATGGGCTCGCGTTCACGACCGAGAATCCGGGGAAGCGCTCACACCAGTTGGTGTTGGCTGTAGCTCGGTCCAACCGCTCGCAAATATAGGATTGCATATCCTTACTGTGGTTCCTCCATGTGAACTTATCTCCAGTGTACCCAATGTCGCACAAGCCTGCTTCGTCTAAGGTCGCCCGGAATCTATTCATACATGCTTGGGGCTGCCGACACCCTCCTACCTTCTCACCATCCGGAAGTATCTCATTGAAATCACCTAGGCACATCCATGGTCTCCCCGGCTGGTGTTGCTGCCCCAACAGTCGCATGGTGCGCCAGGTCTCCTTCTTGCGTTCTGCTTCCGACTCTCCATAGATCCCAGTCAGCCTCCAAACCCCTCCATCCTCCTCTGTGACGTCAATGTCAATATGCCGTCGACCATAAGATCTGAGTGCCAACCAGACCTCCTTCCTCCAGAAGAGTGCAACTCCTCTACTCCTTCCCTCCGAACTCCATGCGATCATATTACTTAGTCCTAACTTCCACTTGAACTTCTCCATCTTCCTGTCCGACAGTTTGGTTTCTGACAGGAACATGATATCGGGGTCCTCCATTCTCCCCAGTTCGAGGAGACTTTGAACTGTCGGGCCGTTCCCGAGCCCCCGGCAGTTCCATCCTATGATTCTCATTGATTCCGACGGGGCTGCTCCAACAGCCCGGCCAATGAGTTCAAGGTTTGTATGACTTCTGTTCTCTCATCCGCCCCCTttttgcctcctcctccgccacccagCTTTCTTGGGGCCGTTTGTGTCCAGTGAGATTACCCTCGTTCTGGATTCCTTCTTCGCTGCCCCCATTTTCTCTTGCAATGCGTTTGAACCTCTTTTGCCCAGAGCCTTTGGCCTTCCTCACCTCTTCCCCTCCGTGCGCTCCCACTCCCTCTAGTTGTGTGTCAATCAGGTTCCTCCCCCCCCTCTGCAAGATGATCCATGGTAGCAATGCTGGATCCCTTTACTCCTGCCTGACGAGATTTTTCTGTGCCTTCTGCGTGTGTGCGAGGGTCCGTGGCCTGAGCTGCCTCCTTTTCCACCCCTGTCCCACCCTCCTGTTCCACCATGAGCTGCCTCTTAGAATTACCCCGCTCCCTCTCCACTGGTGTTGTTTGTTTAGCCGGACTAGtcacctcctcccccttctctgcTTCCACTTGCTTACCCTCCGTACTCCTAGAGCTATCCTTTCGCCACGATAGACTATCACTTCCACTCCCAGATCGCTCCTGTGACTTACTACTCCCAAAGGGTTTgactcctcctgctcctcttccTCTACCCCTCCAGCTACCCGCCTCCTCTCCATATATCTTCCTCCAACCCATATCTACTCGAAGCCAACATCCAAACTGCGCCTGCTCCCCTTTCTCCATCCTCATCTCACACATTTTCTCACTGTGTCCAACGAGTCCACAGACATAGCAGAAATCAGGTAAAAACTCATATTCAAACCGGCACCAAgctccctcctccccctctctgccTCCATCAATGTTCATGTTCCTTTTCTGTTTCTGTCCAGTCCCCGTAGAagcttcatccatcatgatgccCCGCATGATTGGTTTGTCGATGTTCATCCTGATCTTCACCCTCATAAACGTACCCATGGCCTCCCCATTTCCTCCAACATCCGCCTCCACATAGCTTCCAATGATATTCCCTATAACCTCTGCTGCATGAACGTTCATCATCCCCAACGGAAGGCTAAAGATCCTCACCCAGATGGGTACTTCGTTAAAAGCATAGTCCTCCGGCCTCTTCCCTGGATCGTAATCTTCCACCACCACCAGATCTTTCTCAAACATCCAAGGCCCATCCTCCAAAGCCCTCCTCTTCCCGGACTCTTGGTTGAATCTGAATACAAACAGGTTCTCTCCCACTTCCTTGCAGTCAATTCCTTTGATCGGACACCACACGCGCCCTAGGGACAACCGAATCGCATCAGGGTGTGCCAACTTCTCCGACAATACCTTCCCCACCGCCTACGCCGCCATTGTCTTCCCTTTCTCGCGATCCGGGATCTTGATCTTGACTCCACGCCGTTCCTCCTCGGACAACCGCAAACCCCTCATCAAACCATCCACCGcatccatcccccccccccccacttactCTCTGGTACCAATGGGATGTAGGGGTTTGGGTGTCTTACGACCGTGCAACCCTAGACACACGGAAGGCTTTTGAGGTGGGTGGGCACTACGCTCATGAGAAGAAAGACACTGGATTCCTACCCCTACGACGATGATCGGAGAGACCTCCGCCGCTGGCCAGATCCGTTCACCCCTCACGCAACCGTAATCGCCTCCGGAAACTCCGGAGCACTCCTAACCGTCACGCACGGACAGACCGTGTGTAACAGGGCCTATCTTCAAAAATACTTATGTTTTGGAATAGAGGGAGTGATTATCAAACGTGGCAAATCATGAAATCTCCCTCGTTTCCCTTGCGCCCAAACCACCCCTGTCCCCGCCGCCCAGGCCTTCATGgaagccgctgccgctgccgctgccgctgcgagCCCCGGTAGCTCGTCGCTGGAAGCCGTGGCCACCGCCTTCCAGTCCCGCATCAACGAGCTTCAGGACCTCGCCCTTGCCCGCAACAGTGAGCTTTCTATCCCAGCCGAACCCGCCCCCAGAACCCTAGTCTGCACCCCCTAGCGCGTTGGCCCTGACCCGTCATCTTCCCGGTACGTAGTGTACCAGGCAACGTCGGTGACCGACCTCACCGCGGTGGACACATCGGTGACGGCCATGGAGGCACAGGTGCAGGCCATCCGCCGCCGCCTGCAGGAGGAGCTCGACGCCATCCCCAAGGCCAAGGTACCGTTCCGTGTCAATTGCACCCCTAGATTGCCAAATCTCATGGGTCTGTTTCTGAATGCTAATATCTCTGTTTCTCTGAGAAGCCGGTGTGGTAATTGTTAGCCTGAACTACGAGCTGGTATGAACACGAGCGAGGCAGGAACGAGAGGCACTGAATCTCTTGTTCATACCCTCATTGCGGTGATGAGGTGAAAATTTTGGACCGATAGTGATGTTTGCTTACCAGACCGGGCTAATCTTGGTCAACTGGCTGTTCTTGTGATGGCTTATTGATTTGAATCATAGGGCCTTATAGATAGTACTAGTTATATATACATTGTGAAATTGGAGGACATATTACCCGGGCGTGGGATCAATCCTGCATTGTTGAAGATGGctcgcctcccctcccctcccctctcctcccctctcctctccctccctccctcctccctccgccGCTTCCCCTGCCTCCCTCGCCGTGACGCGCGgctcctctcccttctcctccccGAGCAGGTCTTCCTCTTCCCTCCCTCCCCCTGTCACCCCTTCTCACTCCTTCATCGGCGCTTCCTCCTTCGCCCTAGTGGTGGGCGAGACCTCCCCCTGTCACCCCTTCTCCCTCCTTCATCGGCGCTTCCTCCTTCGCCCTAGTGGTGGCCCTCGCCCCCTGTCTCttcccagtctagatcccgccttcCTTCACGGTCGCCGCTCTGGGAATGGggatacccagacctgcctgcccgcGGTCCAggactggcccacttcatcaaccaaaaaccaacaggcccggcaccactcaagacaaggccctcgcgaggagaaacaacatcaagacccgcgggGGGCCTCCTCAAgatccctccggagcggcgggcaTTCCGAGgtgagacccggcctcaggagtctaggatgacgcgggggaaggacaggcgagcagcagacggcaggacggtgcagtttcccgtttagtgcaaagggggcaaggacgcacgcaggtctccaagacatctcccaaaggtttccattctggtgcaacaaggccaccatcgcccgccagcaggacggacgtcatccctggatccgtccctgcagcgccgacatccactttgcaggcgaagactacttttggataggggaaacatgttcccctgtcccccttgaaaattggccgttgtgggatcccttcccgctgaagcGATAAGGGGAGagaaccggggccgccactaaatATAGAGAGGGTAGGTTACTTTATAGAGGAAGGAgatccattcattcgcccaccggCGCTACGCAAAGGCCATcaggcctccggaggccctcgaatacTGTACTAGTTCAACCTGTTAGGAAGTATtaatattagtctaggagtccttattagtctattagtattagtctaggagtccttattagtctatgtttactttccttgcacctcaagtcatgtgtaatatatatatgccccttgggccttcaatacagataagttgctttcctaacatggtattagagcttaggttaattttttagcacgcgcaactcgtgcagATCCAATTTCGCGATGCCGCCATCGTCCTCTGGCGTCTCGCGCTGCCCTCACCGATCGATCTCCAACCGGGCCTCCCCGATCGATCTCCAACTGGGCCTCCCCGCTTGAACTCCTCCCGTCCTAGGAGCGTCGGCTCGCGTCCCCGCTCTTCCGTGGCGCACGCGGCCGCCCCTCGCCGGATGTCGGGGATCTTCGTCCCCTCGGTCGGGTTCCGCCCGTTCGACGGGCCGGACGACGCCATGCCGTCCCCGACACTCGCCTTCGCCCCGGCCTCGGAGGAGGTCGCCGCACGCCTCCGCCTCGGTGCTCCTCGTCCCAggccgtccgccgccgccgtccgcGTCAGATCGCACCATGGGATCAGCTGTCAGCCGCCGCCTCATCCCGCTGGATTCGTTTTGGCCTCCAACCGCCGCCAGTTCCTCAGATCCAGATCGAGGCGCCACCCCTGCAGCGGATCGATTCCCACGGTGCTGCTCTCGTTCCCTGCCGGCTGGACGGTTGCCTTCCGCCAAGACGCGCAAGACGTGCCTGCTGCCTTCAGCCAACAGGGGCATAACGCACGACTGCCAGCCTGCTTCCTGGGACGTGGTTCTAGCCATCCGGTCAAAGTTGTGTTGACTAGATTGATTcagcaaaagaaagaaaaaaaaacatatgcTACATGGTGCCGGTGCGCTGCTCCGTGTTGCTGGCGTGCTACTACCTACTGCTCGCATGTGTAGCCTATGCCTAGCTCATCTCCCAATTCAGGCCGATTGCCCTGATCAATAATATGGCTAAATTTCCGGCAAAAGGGCTCGCCACTCGCTTATCTCCGGTGGCGCACGACACGCTTAGCCCCTTTCAGTCTGCTTTCGTTAAAGGGAGGTTCATTCTTGATGGGATTCTGTGCCTCCACGAGATAGTCCATGACCTTAAGGTCCGTCATTCCAATGCGGTGATCCTAAAGCTGGACTTCGAAAAAGCTTATGACTCGGTCAGCTGGCTTTTTCTTAGGCAGATGTTGCTGGCCAAAGGTTTTGACGGGGCTTATGTTCATCGGATTATGCAGCTCGTATCCGGTGGCCATACGGCGATTTCGTTTAATGGTAAGGTGAGCAAGTTCTTTGCCAATGGTAGGGGCCTAAGGCAAGGGGATCCAGCGTCTCCTCTCCTCTTTAATTTTGTAGCGGATGCTTTATCGCGTATTCTGTCGAGGGCTGCTGCTTCTGGTCACATCTCTCCCATCATATCTCATCTCATTCCCCATGGGGTCACTCACCTCCAGTATGCGGATGCCACCATTATCATGGTAGAGCTCAATGACTCCTGCCTCGCCCATCTCAAGTTCATCCTGCTCTGCTTTGAAGCCTTGTCAGGGCTCAAAATTAACTTCGCTAAGTGCCAGGTCATTACCACTGGTGTTGACAATTTGGAGGCCTTGCGAGTGGCACATCTCCTAAACTGCAGCCTGGGTTCTTTCCCTTTTAAATACCTAGGCCTCCCGATTGCTCCGGATATCTTATGTGCCAAGGAGTTTGCTCCCATTGTTACCAAGCTTGGTAATCGGGTGCTACCTTGGAGGGGTAGGTACAACTCAAATGCTGGGAAAGTTGCCCTGACTAACTCTTGCCTATCTTCCCTGCCCATGTTCACGATGGGCTTCTACCTTCTCTCTGCGGGCATGCACGACGGTTTCGACAAGCATAGAGGTGCTTTCTATTGGAACTCGGCTGATAATAAACGCAAATATCGGATGGTCAAATGGAACATCATCTGTAGGCCTAAAAACATGGGAGGGTTGGGTATCATCAATACTGCGGTGATGAACAAATGCCTCATGATAAAGTGGTGGTGCCTCATGATAAAGTGGTGGTGGAAAATTATGACCTCGGATCACAACTCTCTGTGGTTCGCAATTCTAAAGGCAAAATACTTCCCTTCCTCCAATCCAATGTTCGCATCTCCTAGGGGGGATCTCAATTCTGGAAGGACTTGGTTAAGCTTCATCCTCTTTTCAAGGACTTTGTCAAATTTCGGGTAGGCAACGGGGCCTCTATTCGTTTCTCGCTTGATTGGTGGTGTGGGGACTCTACCCTCTCGGTGGCTTTCCCCATGCTCTTCTCCTTCTGTCCTAAGCCTGAGATCTCCATCGCGGAGCTCGCGAGTCAGAATTGGGACTTGGCCTTCCGACGTTCGTTGTCGCCCGAAGAGTTGGTTCAATGGCATCGTCTTGCTGCCTTTTTCCCCACGCTCTCGGAGGCGGAGGACTCGGTGGTCTGGCCTCACTCTGCTTCGGGCCGTTTCTCGGTTAAATCCTTGTACTCTATGCTTATTGCGGGTTCACCAACGAATAAGTTCAATCAGATTTGGCGTTCTCGTATCCCCCCTAAGATTAAAATCTTCTTGTGGCAAGCCTTCAGGGTCCGGCTTCCGGCGGCGGATCAAATCCGAAAACGCAATGGCCCGGGTTAGGATCGCTGCGCCCTGTGTGAGGAGTTGGAAGACACCAATCATATCTTTTTCCATTGTGTCTTGGCTAAAATGATTTGGTGTTGTTTTCAATCGTGGCTTCATGTTTCTTGGGCCCCTGTTTCCTTCTCTGACCTACGGACTTTAGCAAGACCTTTGGTGGGGGCCACGAAACGTCTGTTTTGGATTGGGTTTGCGTCGGTCTGTTGGGCATTATGGAACACCAGGAACAAGTTTAGCATTGAACATATCTTTCCGTCCAAACCCGTTGATTGCTTATATAAAGCTTGCCTGTTCTTGCAGCAGTGGAGATTATTGACTAAAACTGAAGATCGCGTCGGCTTCGACCTGATGCTATCCAAGATTCGGGCCACGACTTCCTCCCTCTTGCGGCAGGAGCCCGCTGCCTAGCCTCTTGGTGGCCGCGTACTTGGAGGCCGTGCCACCTTTCTCTTGACGCTGCTTATGGGCCGGCCTGCGTGCCGTGGTTGGGGCCTGCGTGCCATGTACCCCTTAAACTATCTACTCCCCTTTTGGCCTGGGTGCCTTTTTAACCCCTCTCTCTGTTATGTGCGCTGTTACTCTGCCTGGTGGCTTTATCTATAAAGTCGGGCGTATGCCTTTTATCTAAAAATCCTGCATTGTTGATGTCATAAAACCAGAGAACTGCCAAGAAATATGTCAGGACCAGGATTATCAGCCAAACATTTATGTTCCAGTTATCAAAACAAACACATGACACCAGGCTAAAGCCACCATGCTCCCATGGCGGCATTCTCCCAAATTGTGGATGCTCACTGTGTCCAGGGCTGAAACCACCAACCCCCGAGGTAGTATTTCCCTGAACAACTGCTATATCCTGACATTCTCTTGGGATCACCATTATTGTGGCAGCCTGGCAGGCCATCGTGGCTCCACACTGTCAGAATTCTCGGCGGGCGGTTCCACTCTTGTACCGCCCATGCTCATCTCACATGTCATGGATTGCTGTTGATTGGTATGATGTGCCCCAAAATCTCGTGGAGTTTCCTTATTCCACACATCATTCTTCTGAGAAACTTCCCCGAGTACCTGGCAGTTAGCAATTGCATCGCCTCCCTTGTTGCCTAACACATGGAACGTCCCATCGAACACTTGAGCACCGGGAAGAGTGGGTGTGGTTCAGGCTGGGCATCAGACAGGTGATGGGCTGGATGACGACCCATGACCACTAAGCCCAGTACATATGCAGGTGTTACAAGGGCATGGCTGATTTTTTATTTACTGAGGGCTAATTTTTTGCTTGCCCCGAGCTTCTCTGAACCTAATTTTGTTCAATCCATTATTGAAAAACATGGCTACTTCTCATTGTGGCTTCCTCAAATCATGATGCAGAAACTAGTGGAGAAGTCCTTGAAGCAACAGCAGAGGTTACAACACATGCTGGCAAACATGCCACCTGGGATGCATGAGGATATCGTTGCTACTCCTCTGGAACAAAGCTTGTCTGATTACTTGATGCTATTACTTATATCTGTTGTCTTTACCTTCATTTGGTGACAAGAATCATGCTGTTTACGTTACAGGATGTTGCCCGAGTGCTTTAGTTTCAACACAGCTGTTCCAGAATTTCTGGACTCTGATTTTAAGATCAAGGAAGAGCCAGTTGCAGCTCCCAAAGTAAAGATTTATTTATGATTTGCACTATTCACTGAGCTTAGATGCAATTGTTTCAGCAGgagcccccccaccccccccctcttttttttTGAACTAATGCCTTCTTTCGTCGCTGTGAAGAAGGGGAAAGGGTCGGCACCTCGTCGGTATATATCCACTGAGGAGCTTGATTCATTGTCATCGTGAGTCCTTAGTTGCACTTGTAGCTTCATTTCATTATCACCGCTGCATATAACCTCAGCATCCACTTGTGATTATCTGCTTCTGGTTAAGAGGCTCGTTCATATTTGTAATCTGTCTGCAAGAGGGCttctgatatatatatatatatatacacatgcaAGTGCTACTTCTTTCAGCACCATGCTGCATGCTAAGAGTTGCTAGCTGAATGTTGTGTGATAATTTTTCTGCTGCCTGTAGGCCTCACATGTACCGAAGAAGGAATTTGTTTTATTATTGTCATCCAGTCACCAAGGTCATAACATGTCTGAGTATTAAATTGACCAATGTTTAAACTCAAAAGAGGGTTTCGGGCCAGTTAGCCAAACTGACCCAGTTATCTTAAtaatattaggggcttagcccagtttATTATAGCCTAGGGAATTTATATATACTCATGTAATCAGCACTTTTGAGATTAAGCAAAGATCAATCTATTTTGATCGGCTCCAACTCGGAGCCggtgccctaaccctagccgtcTCTTCCATCGCGCTGCTGCCCCCATCCGTGCGAGACGGCGCCCCTGCGCCGGCGACCACAGCCGATCCCCTCTTTCCCCTACAACCTTCGGCCAAGACccggtagaaccctagtttctaccagTTTGGTATCAGGAAGCTCTGGTTCGATCATGTCGTCGCCGCGGCCCGCCTCCACCGTTCCGCTgccatccaccaccaccaccccgatGACCACCACGGCCGGCGCCCCGCAACTGCCCGCGCCGGCCTCTTCTGCCGCGCCGCTTCCTGCTGTCCTCACCCCGGAGGAATTGACCGGCGCGATCCGCGACCTGGCCACCGCCG
This genomic stretch from Hordeum vulgare subsp. vulgare chromosome 6H, MorexV3_pseudomolecules_assembly, whole genome shotgun sequence harbors:
- the LOC123401602 gene encoding spindle and kinetochore-associated protein 1 homolog, encoding MEAAAAAAAAASPGSSSLEAVATAFQSRINELQDLALARNMYQATSVTDLTAVDTSVTAMEAQVQAIRRRLQEELDAIPKAKKLVEKSLKQQQRLQHMLANMPPGMHEDIVATPLEQSLMLPECFSFNTAVPEFLDSDFKIKEEPVAAPKKGKGSAPRRYISTEELDSLSSYMRGRLTLEKVNISINEVATYADVNAHLVACPKKKLSEDTWEKALELRDLAATEAVKGKHFFLEADIKGPGLKLDHTGKAILTVLRHLGRIHETRVGHHRVFILSKQC